The Agelaius phoeniceus isolate bAgePho1 chromosome 4, bAgePho1.hap1, whole genome shotgun sequence genome includes a region encoding these proteins:
- the LOC143693952 gene encoding uncharacterized protein LOC143693952 isoform X2, translating into MILLTLMNGQTVLRVLQHGRMTLQIEPLRSFVSPPNWEDDNAEAREQNQQHSHLSRSAENSAGPVATRDEEEPRDNDGAWPAGPASPPMKEGDNSQVQDREQSQQYPLGSREAESSAELRASDVEEEPRDNNDSINSDEWPDRFESPPTWQDDITD; encoded by the exons ATGA TTCTATTAACTCTGATGAATGGCCAGACCGTTTTGAGAGTCCTCCAACATGGCAGGATGACATTACAGAT TGAACCACTAAGAAGTTTTGTTAGTCCTCCAAACTGGGAGGATGACAATGCAGAG GCCAGGGAGCAGAACCAGCAGCACTCACATCTTTCCAGATCAGCAGAGAATTCAGCTGGTCCAGTGGCAACTCGTGACGAAGAGGAACCAAGAGATAATGATGG TGCATGGCCAGCAGGTCCTGCTAGTCCTCCGATGAAGGAGGGTGACAACTCTCAGGtgcaggacagggagcagagccagcagtaCCCACTTGGCTCCAGAGAGGCAGAGAGTTCAGCTGAGCTACGGGCGAGTGACGTCGAAGAGGAACCAAGAGATAACAATGA TTCTATTAACTCTGATGAATGGCCAGACCGTTTTGAGAGTCCTCCAACATGGCAGGATGACATTACAGAT TGA
- the LOC143693952 gene encoding uncharacterized protein LOC143693952 isoform X1: MILLTLMNGQTVLRVLQHGRMTLQIEPLRSFVSPPNWEDDNAEAREQNQQHSHLSRSAENSAGPVATRDEEEPRDNDGAWPAGPASPPMKEGDNSQVQDREQSQQYPLGSREAESSAELRASDVEEEPRDNNDSINSDEWPDRFESPPTWQDDITDDWEGSQQYSLRSRSAENSLELLASNLQQEPRDMELYVTDKGSLQSVICDAR, encoded by the exons ATGA TTCTATTAACTCTGATGAATGGCCAGACCGTTTTGAGAGTCCTCCAACATGGCAGGATGACATTACAGAT TGAACCACTAAGAAGTTTTGTTAGTCCTCCAAACTGGGAGGATGACAATGCAGAG GCCAGGGAGCAGAACCAGCAGCACTCACATCTTTCCAGATCAGCAGAGAATTCAGCTGGTCCAGTGGCAACTCGTGACGAAGAGGAACCAAGAGATAATGATGG TGCATGGCCAGCAGGTCCTGCTAGTCCTCCGATGAAGGAGGGTGACAACTCTCAGGtgcaggacagggagcagagccagcagtaCCCACTTGGCTCCAGAGAGGCAGAGAGTTCAGCTGAGCTACGGGCGAGTGACGTCGAAGAGGAACCAAGAGATAACAATGA TTCTATTAACTCTGATGAATGGCCAGACCGTTTTGAGAGTCCTCCAACATGGCAGGATGACATTACAGAT GACTGGGAAGGGAGCCAGCAGTACTCACTTCGTTCCAGGTCAGCAGAGAATTCGCTCGAATTACTGGCGAGCAATCTTCAACAGGAACCACGAGATATGGAATTGTATGTGACAGATAAAGGGTCTCTCCAAAGTGTAATTTGTGATGCACGGTAG